In Lachnospiraceae bacterium, one DNA window encodes the following:
- a CDS encoding ribonuclease E/G: protein MDKLVITRLQGKICTASVSDRKVTGIILEEEDQASILNNIYIGKVQKVVAGINAAFIDLGVTVGYYSLDENKEHIFTQKGRSGKLRPGDELLVQISRDAVKTKAPVLTSNLSLPGRFCVLTAGRTGIGFSAKLTDTAWKNQIRKMLLENDFIGFGIILRTNAGSAGPEQILEECEKLKAMLKQLIKESGSRTCYSCLYKTLPSYIAGIRDSYAGGLEEIVTDCPDLYGQLKEYLETSQAEDAGKLKLYTDRLLSLGKLYSLDNALSKALDKRVWLKSGGYLVIEPTEAMVVIDVNTGKYEGKKKLEETVLKINLEAAAEIARQLRLRNLSGIIMVDFIDMNQEESKMQLMEALKAAVAKDPVKTVVVEMTRLNLVEITRKKVRRPLYEQAAGLYNSTRE from the coding sequence ATGGATAAATTAGTCATTACCCGTTTGCAGGGAAAAATATGTACAGCTTCCGTATCCGATAGAAAGGTAACAGGTATTATCCTGGAAGAGGAAGACCAGGCATCAATCCTTAATAACATTTATATTGGAAAAGTCCAGAAGGTAGTTGCAGGTATTAATGCAGCTTTTATTGATCTGGGCGTGACGGTTGGTTATTATAGTCTGGATGAAAATAAAGAACATATATTTACCCAGAAAGGAAGAAGTGGTAAATTAAGACCAGGAGATGAGCTTTTAGTTCAGATAAGCCGGGACGCCGTAAAGACAAAGGCGCCTGTGCTTACCTCTAATTTGTCTCTGCCTGGGCGTTTTTGCGTTCTCACAGCAGGCAGAACAGGGATTGGTTTTTCGGCAAAACTTACAGACACAGCATGGAAGAATCAGATCCGGAAAATGCTTTTGGAAAATGATTTTATAGGCTTTGGCATTATTTTAAGGACCAATGCAGGATCAGCAGGGCCGGAACAGATATTAGAAGAGTGCGAAAAGCTTAAAGCTATGTTAAAACAGCTGATAAAAGAGAGCGGCAGCCGCACCTGCTACAGCTGTCTGTATAAGACACTTCCTTCTTATATTGCAGGTATCCGGGATTCTTATGCCGGAGGACTGGAGGAGATCGTTACAGACTGTCCGGATCTATATGGGCAGTTAAAAGAATATCTGGAAACCAGCCAGGCGGAGGATGCAGGAAAATTAAAATTGTATACAGACAGATTGCTTTCACTTGGAAAGCTTTATAGTCTGGATAATGCTCTTTCCAAGGCACTTGATAAACGGGTATGGCTGAAATCCGGAGGCTATCTGGTGATCGAGCCAACAGAAGCCATGGTAGTGATAGATGTAAATACGGGGAAATATGAAGGTAAAAAGAAGCTGGAGGAAACCGTATTAAAGATTAATTTAGAGGCGGCGGCAGAAATCGCAAGACAGCTGCGGCTGCGCAATCTTTCCGGTATTATTATGGTGGATTTTATTGATATGAACCAGGAAGAAAGTAAGATGCAGCTGATGGAAGCATTAAAAGCAGCTGTAGCGAAAGATCCGGTAAAAACAGTTGTAGTAGAAATGACCCGTTTGAATTTAGTGGAGATAACCCGCAAAAAGGTAAGACGTCCATTATACGAACAGGCGGCAGGATTATATAACAGTACAAGGGAATAG
- a CDS encoding TIGR03936 family radical SAM-associated protein, producing the protein MKIRIKFRKYGTMKFIGHLDVMRYFQKAIRRAEVNIRYSEGFSPHQIMSFAAPLGVGITSKGEYVDIEVLDTENSKKMVDRLNAVMSEGFEILEYKLLPDDAANAMSIVAAADYSLTFRPGYEPENESPQEWFEKLVQFFDTDHVMIMKKTKKGEREMDLKPFVYELKVRKEGEIPALFMKVSAGSAANIKPELVLDAYYTSLEEERPQFAFMTEREEVYADAATAEEAEAGTHKFVTLGNLGQDIE; encoded by the coding sequence ATGAAAATTCGTATAAAATTTCGCAAATACGGCACCATGAAATTCATCGGCCACCTGGATGTGATGCGTTATTTCCAGAAAGCGATCCGCAGAGCTGAAGTGAATATCCGTTATAGCGAAGGCTTCAGCCCTCATCAGATCATGTCCTTTGCTGCGCCTTTAGGTGTAGGTATCACCAGCAAGGGTGAATATGTGGATATTGAGGTACTGGATACTGAAAATTCAAAAAAAATGGTGGACCGCTTAAATGCAGTGATGTCAGAAGGCTTTGAAATCCTGGAGTACAAGCTTCTTCCAGATGATGCAGCAAATGCTATGTCTATTGTGGCAGCAGCAGATTACAGTCTTACTTTCCGGCCGGGTTATGAGCCGGAAAATGAAAGTCCACAGGAGTGGTTTGAAAAGCTGGTTCAATTTTTTGATACAGACCATGTAATGATCATGAAAAAGACAAAAAAGGGAGAACGGGAAATGGACCTTAAGCCCTTTGTCTATGAATTAAAAGTTCGTAAAGAAGGGGAGATCCCTGCTCTTTTTATGAAAGTGTCTGCAGGCAGTGCTGCAAATATTAAACCGGAGCTTGTTTTGGATGCGTATTATACTTCTTTAGAGGAAGAACGTCCCCAGTTCGCTTTTATGACTGAGAGAGAAGAAGTATATGCAGATGCAGCCACTGCAGAAGAAGCAGAGGCTGGCACACATAAATTTGTAACATTGGGCAATCTGGGACAGGATATAGAATAA
- a CDS encoding TIGR03960 family B12-binding radical SAM protein, translated as MKKLALSDEILLTVQQPARYIGGEVNCVMKNPSLVDIRFAMCFPDVYEIGMSHLGIQILYSMFNSREDIYCERVYSPWMDLDPIMREKNIPLFTLETQEPVKNFDFLGITLQYEMCYTNVLQILDLAQIPLHAADRGEDMPIVIGGGPCAYNPEPLADFFDMFYIGEGETVYFELLDCYKENKKNGGSRRDFLEKAAQIEGIYVPAFYDVEYNEDGTLKSFKPNCPTAKEKIVKQVVADMDSVPYIEKPLVPFIKVTQDRVVLEIQRGCIRGCRFCQAGNVYRPLREHSLEYLKHYAYDMLKSTGHEEISLSSLSSSDYTHLEGLVNFLIDEFKGKGVNISLPSLRIDAFSLDVMSKVQDIKKSSLTFAPEAGSQRQRDVINKGLTEEVILKGANDAFHAGWNRVKLYFMLGQPTETVEDMEGIALLSEKIAETYYDEIPKDQRHGKVQVVASSSFFVPKPFTPFQWARMCTKEEFLERANIVRGKFREMKNFKSLKYNWHEAELTVLEGVLARGDRRVGAVIEEAYRRGAIYDSWSEFFKNEVWMEAFKTCGVDIDFYTTRERSLDELFPWDFIDAGVSKAFLKREWQNALDEKVTQNCRQKCSGCGAAKYGGGVCFEKR; from the coding sequence ATGAAAAAGTTAGCGTTAAGTGATGAAATTTTATTAACCGTTCAACAACCCGCCAGATACATCGGAGGGGAAGTGAACTGTGTCATGAAAAATCCGTCCCTTGTGGACATTCGGTTTGCCATGTGCTTTCCGGACGTATACGAGATAGGCATGTCCCATTTAGGCATCCAGATCCTGTATTCTATGTTTAATTCCAGGGAAGATATCTATTGTGAGCGTGTATACAGCCCCTGGATGGATCTGGATCCGATCATGAGAGAGAAGAATATCCCGCTGTTTACCCTTGAGACCCAGGAGCCTGTAAAGAACTTTGATTTTCTGGGAATCACTCTTCAGTATGAAATGTGCTATACTAATGTGCTTCAGATCTTAGATCTGGCACAGATCCCGCTCCATGCAGCAGATCGTGGGGAAGATATGCCAATTGTCATCGGTGGCGGCCCATGTGCCTATAATCCGGAGCCTTTGGCAGATTTCTTTGATATGTTTTATATCGGAGAAGGTGAGACAGTTTATTTTGAACTTTTAGACTGCTATAAGGAAAACAAAAAAAACGGCGGAAGCAGAAGAGACTTTTTAGAGAAAGCAGCCCAGATCGAGGGAATCTATGTCCCGGCTTTTTATGACGTAGAGTACAATGAAGACGGCACATTAAAAAGCTTTAAACCAAACTGTCCAACTGCAAAGGAAAAGATCGTTAAGCAGGTAGTAGCTGATATGGACAGTGTGCCATATATTGAAAAACCGCTGGTGCCATTTATTAAGGTGACTCAGGACAGAGTGGTTTTAGAGATCCAGAGAGGCTGTATCCGTGGATGCCGTTTCTGTCAGGCGGGTAATGTGTATCGTCCGTTAAGAGAACACAGTTTGGAATATTTAAAGCATTATGCATACGATATGCTTAAGAGCACCGGACATGAGGAGATTTCCTTAAGTTCTTTAAGTTCCAGTGATTATACGCATCTGGAAGGTCTTGTGAACTTTCTTATTGATGAGTTTAAGGGAAAAGGGGTGAATATTTCCCTTCCATCCCTGCGTATCGATGCTTTTTCCCTGGATGTTATGAGCAAGGTCCAGGATATTAAAAAAAGCAGCCTTACATTTGCTCCTGAGGCTGGTTCCCAGCGCCAGAGGGACGTTATTAATAAGGGACTTACAGAAGAAGTGATCTTAAAGGGTGCCAATGATGCTTTCCACGCAGGGTGGAACCGCGTAAAACTGTATTTTATGCTGGGACAGCCTACAGAAACAGTGGAAGATATGGAAGGGATCGCCCTTCTTTCTGAAAAGATTGCAGAGACCTATTATGATGAGATCCCAAAAGATCAGAGGCATGGTAAGGTACAGGTAGTTGCCAGTTCATCATTCTTTGTTCCGAAGCCATTTACCCCATTTCAGTGGGCAAGGATGTGTACTAAGGAAGAATTCCTAGAGCGTGCCAATATCGTTCGCGGAAAGTTCCGTGAGATGAAAAACTTTAAGAGTTTAAAATATAACTGGCATGAAGCAGAACTGACTGTATTAGAGGGCGTTCTTGCAAGAGGCGACCGCCGTGTAGGTGCAGTTATTGAAGAAGCATACCGTAGAGGGGCTATTTACGATTCATGGTCTGAATTCTTTAAAAATGAAGTCTGGATGGAAGCATTTAAAACCTGCGGCGTGGATATTGATTTTTATACCACCAGAGAACGCAGCTTAGATGAGTTATTCCCATGGGATTTCATTGATGCAGGTGTTTCCAAGGCTTTCTTGAAGAGAGAGTGGCAGAATGCGCTTGATGAAAAAGTGACTCAAAACTGCCGTCAGAAATGTTCTGGCTGCGGTGCTGCCAAATATGGTGGCGGTGTCTGCTTTGAGAAAAGATAA
- a CDS encoding tyrosine-type recombinase/integrase has translation MKKLYGLPDDFHWHDLRHVYATLMVQYQVNIKELAVVLGHSSGIFTMQHYVVPSQKVCEEVPEFEEIVLNAMPVKLENDEIVLKENLIFEVPGFDEYSENLIKSSTIEARKIDFGKESIAETREIPYNNAV, from the coding sequence CTGAAAAAACTTTACGGTCTCCCGGATGATTTTCACTGGCACGATTTGCGTCATGTATACGCAACATTAATGGTCCAGTACCAGGTTAATATCAAAGAACTGGCCGTCGTGCTCGGACATTCCAGCGGAATTTTCACGATGCAACACTATGTTGTTCCGAGTCAAAAAGTTTGTGAAGAAGTGCCGGAATTTGAGGAAATTGTCCTGAATGCCATGCCAGTAAAACTGGAAAATGATGAGATCGTTCTGAAGGAAAACCTGATTTTTGAGGTTCCTGGATTTGACGAATATTCGGAAAACTTAATAAAAAGTTCGACGATAGAAGCTCGAAAAATTGATTTCGGGAAAGAATCTATTGCGGAAACACGGGAAATACCGTATAATAATGCGGTCTGA
- a CDS encoding ATP-binding protein, whose product MGAVVEQIQQTYDLQVNGYYSQLHLLEDSLIQEEVRSIELDRNKKFFEAWQKESESTLIFLQENGKAITTDGTKLRVDMPSKCLLDLRNGYNIGKLVSLDYNQKEKDGYLVAIPCQGYTINGETYTAIGTLYDHSKLDSMLSVKSYNGNAYLFMLDNDGNITYTNQKEDKFFRNYFLLKHLKGDQAITEEEADSLQKKLDGREQGVELLGSDKPYYLGYCPIENNNTMLICIVGKSVVDNVLKDYQKTIVFETILMAGFILLLFAGLFYSISRRSLAEQKAEYEKRNNEVQTQAMKEMEESNKKLKKAKDITTEALQTAENANKAKTDFLSNMSHDIRTPMNAIIGMTSLIRYDAGNKDKVIEYADKIDISSQHLLGIINDVLDMSKIEAGKTVFKYNDFSILNFIQEINTLFQSQIDEKKQTLTIIKENIRHEWVNGDQVHLMQIFSNLLSNAVKYTQEGGKIQFLVEECETKSSVYAKYRFLVSDNGMGMSADFKETIFDPFTRAESSMTNKIQGTGLGMAITRNLVKAMGGTIDLESELGQGSCFEVLIDMRIAEERTIALAAQEEIDEQDDNILQGMRFLCAEDNELNAEILMELLKIEGAECIICENGERVLETFEQSAPGDYDMILMDVQMPVMNGYEATKAIRRSSHELAMTIPIIAMTANAFSEDIQHSLAAGMNAHVSKPVEMKVLEKTIRSIKSGGGFVWGGGWVSKCRSLNSDKWKVKSGDCSLMDPVAGGRREGRRRGNDLAPDGWHCL is encoded by the coding sequence ATGGGAGCTGTTGTTGAACAGATACAGCAGACCTATGATCTGCAGGTGAATGGATACTACAGCCAGCTGCATTTGCTTGAGGATTCTCTTATTCAAGAGGAAGTGAGATCTATTGAACTGGATAGAAACAAGAAGTTCTTTGAGGCATGGCAGAAAGAATCTGAAAGTACACTTATATTTCTCCAGGAAAATGGAAAGGCAATAACCACTGATGGAACAAAACTTCGGGTTGACATGCCAAGTAAATGCTTGTTGGATTTGAGGAACGGATATAATATTGGAAAATTGGTTTCTCTTGATTACAACCAGAAGGAAAAAGATGGTTATCTGGTTGCAATTCCATGTCAGGGATATACGATTAATGGGGAAACTTATACGGCAATTGGAACCTTGTATGATCATTCAAAATTAGATTCCATGTTAAGTGTGAAAAGCTATAACGGGAATGCGTATCTGTTTATGCTGGATAACGACGGAAATATTACTTATACAAATCAGAAAGAAGATAAATTTTTTAGGAACTATTTTTTGTTAAAGCATTTAAAAGGAGATCAGGCTATCACTGAGGAAGAGGCTGATTCTCTTCAAAAAAAGCTGGATGGCAGAGAACAGGGGGTAGAACTTCTGGGAAGTGACAAACCTTACTATCTGGGATACTGTCCGATAGAAAATAATAACACCATGCTGATCTGTATTGTAGGAAAGAGTGTTGTAGATAATGTACTGAAAGATTATCAGAAAACAATAGTGTTTGAAACAATACTCATGGCAGGTTTTATACTTTTGCTTTTTGCCGGATTATTCTACAGTATTTCTAGACGCAGTCTTGCTGAGCAAAAAGCTGAATATGAAAAAAGAAATAATGAGGTTCAGACGCAGGCAATGAAGGAAATGGAGGAGTCCAATAAAAAACTGAAAAAAGCAAAGGACATTACAACGGAAGCCTTGCAGACCGCTGAAAATGCAAATAAGGCGAAAACAGATTTCCTGTCCAATATGTCACATGATATTCGTACACCAATGAATGCAATTATTGGTATGACATCATTAATCAGATATGATGCAGGGAATAAAGATAAAGTAATAGAGTATGCAGATAAAATAGATATTTCATCACAGCATCTGTTAGGGATTATTAATGATGTTCTGGATATGAGTAAGATTGAAGCAGGAAAAACAGTTTTTAAATACAATGATTTTTCCATTCTGAATTTTATACAGGAAATCAATACTTTATTTCAGTCACAGATAGATGAAAAAAAACAGACTCTTACGATCATAAAAGAAAACATCCGGCACGAATGGGTGAACGGAGATCAGGTTCATCTGATGCAGATTTTCAGCAACTTGCTTTCTAATGCAGTGAAGTACACGCAGGAAGGTGGAAAAATTCAGTTTCTGGTAGAAGAATGTGAGACAAAGTCATCTGTCTATGCAAAGTACCGTTTCTTAGTCAGCGATAATGGTATGGGAATGTCTGCAGATTTCAAAGAGACGATTTTTGATCCGTTTACCCGCGCTGAAAGTTCTATGACTAATAAGATACAGGGAACCGGTCTCGGAATGGCTATTACCAGAAATCTGGTTAAAGCAATGGGAGGCACCATTGATTTGGAGAGTGAACTGGGACAGGGAAGCTGTTTTGAGGTTCTCATAGATATGAGAATTGCAGAGGAGAGAACAATTGCTTTGGCAGCACAAGAAGAAATAGATGAACAGGATGATAATATCCTTCAGGGAATGAGATTCCTGTGTGCGGAGGATAATGAGCTGAATGCAGAGATTTTGATGGAACTGTTAAAAATTGAGGGCGCAGAGTGCATCATCTGTGAAAATGGTGAAAGAGTTCTGGAGACATTTGAACAGTCTGCCCCGGGGGATTATGACATGATCCTGATGGATGTGCAGATGCCTGTCATGAACGGTTATGAGGCAACAAAAGCAATCCGCAGAAGTTCTCATGAACTGGCAATGACAATTCCGATCATTGCTATGACCGCCAATGCGTTTTCTGAGGATATTCAGCATTCTCTGGCAGCCGGTATGAATGCCCATGTTTCAAAACCGGTTGAGATGAAGGTATTGGAAAAGACGATCAGAAGCATAAAATCCGGCGGCGGTTTTGTGTGGGGGGGGGGGTGGGTATCGAAATGCAGGTCATTGAACAGTGATAAATGGAAAGTAAAAAGTGGAGATTGCTCCCTGATGGACCCAGTCGCTGGAGGCAGAAGGGAAGGACGCAGGAGAGGTAACGATCTGGCACCGGACGGATGGCACTGCCTATAA
- a CDS encoding ABC transporter substrate-binding protein: MKKAKYYLIVLLSGVLVAATVLSGCGQSKKAVSKNDDHLTVYLWENRLMKNIVPYIHEQFPDQDIEFITGNNVTDLYSYFEEHGELPDIITVRRFSGKDAQDLEPYLMDFASYDVVSRYYSYALQYYKNSKNEIQWLPICGIPQTIIANKTLFEQYGIKIPKNYKEYAQACQQFYDNGIKPYSLDLAEDWSAHEVIQTGAIGEFMSLDGIEWRSSAESASGDIAFDDALWKRIFSETNTFLKDSHFTGDDISVDINTATHMFFEGKAAMFHGYPALMQELQEQMDAELTRIPFFSQISDEAFINMTPSLNIAFNKDLEKDQEKLDLAFDVLECMISKEGQTLIADGKGVISLNVDVPNMMEDVPGLEDEINNNSVYIRYSAQKSFDASLKAVHGLLSGEMDETQAYDAFRSTMNSKDSKEETTVNFENEYAISLNDKNGRDAASSILTTIREENDAQLALVPYYYFTSSIYKGECTGSRVALLTAKSSDTFLYLAKINGKEIYELAEKYLAESDEKFHITNKYELPIASGMKIIVRQEENGFSLKDIEVNKKKIDKDKEYSILLTETTMSVLKKINPECEIRQLGNTTLSSAWTVAMANGQQPSAPEDYIEVEK, encoded by the coding sequence ATGAAAAAGGCAAAATATTATCTGATAGTTTTATTGTCAGGGGTGCTTGTAGCAGCTACTGTTTTGTCTGGCTGTGGACAATCTAAAAAAGCAGTATCTAAAAATGACGATCACCTTACCGTGTATCTGTGGGAAAATCGTTTAATGAAAAATATTGTACCCTATATCCATGAGCAGTTTCCAGATCAGGATATTGAGTTTATTACCGGTAACAATGTTACCGATTTATATAGCTATTTTGAGGAGCATGGTGAACTGCCGGATATCATAACCGTACGTCGATTTTCTGGAAAAGATGCACAGGATCTGGAGCCATATCTAATGGATTTTGCTTCTTATGATGTGGTTTCCAGGTATTACTCCTATGCATTGCAATATTATAAAAATTCAAAAAATGAGATTCAGTGGCTTCCTATCTGCGGTATACCGCAGACGATTATTGCCAACAAGACATTGTTTGAACAGTATGGAATCAAGATACCGAAAAACTATAAGGAATATGCACAGGCATGCCAGCAATTTTATGATAATGGTATAAAACCGTATTCCCTGGATCTTGCAGAAGACTGGTCCGCTCATGAGGTGATTCAGACAGGTGCAATTGGTGAATTCATGAGTCTGGATGGAATCGAATGGAGAAGCTCAGCTGAAAGTGCATCAGGGGATATCGCATTTGATGATGCGTTATGGAAACGTATTTTTTCAGAAACCAATACATTTTTGAAGGACTCACATTTTACAGGTGATGATATCAGTGTCGATATTAATACTGCAACTCATATGTTTTTTGAGGGAAAAGCAGCAATGTTTCATGGATATCCGGCACTTATGCAGGAACTCCAGGAACAGATGGATGCAGAATTAACTCGTATACCGTTTTTTTCACAGATTTCGGATGAAGCTTTTATAAATATGACCCCTTCTCTGAATATTGCATTCAACAAAGACCTGGAAAAAGATCAGGAAAAACTGGATCTGGCATTCGATGTCCTGGAGTGTATGATTTCAAAAGAAGGACAAACGCTGATCGCAGATGGAAAGGGTGTAATTTCATTAAATGTAGATGTTCCAAACATGATGGAAGATGTACCTGGCCTTGAAGATGAAATTAATAATAATTCTGTTTATATCCGATATTCTGCTCAAAAATCATTTGATGCCAGCCTTAAGGCTGTTCACGGATTATTGTCAGGGGAAATGGATGAAACACAGGCTTATGATGCTTTTCGCAGCACAATGAACAGCAAGGATTCAAAAGAAGAAACCACAGTTAATTTTGAAAACGAATATGCCATTTCGCTAAATGATAAAAACGGTCGCGATGCGGCATCTTCTATTTTAACTACGATCAGAGAAGAAAATGATGCGCAGCTGGCTCTGGTGCCATATTATTATTTTACTTCTTCCATTTACAAAGGGGAGTGCACCGGCAGCCGAGTTGCTTTGCTGACGGCAAAGAGTTCAGATACATTTTTATACCTGGCAAAAATCAATGGCAAAGAAATTTATGAACTTGCGGAGAAATATCTTGCTGAGTCCGATGAGAAATTTCACATAACCAATAAATACGAATTGCCAATTGCATCCGGTATGAAAATAATCGTCAGGCAGGAGGAAAACGGATTCTCATTAAAGGACATAGAAGTAAATAAGAAAAAAATAGACAAAGACAAGGAGTACTCTATTCTTCTTACAGAAACCACAATGTCTGTTTTGAAAAAAATAAATCCGGAGTGTGAGATCAGGCAGCTTGGGAACACAACATTATCAAGTGCATGGACCGTAGCAATGGCAAACGGACAGCAGCCGTCAGCACCGGAAGATTATATAGAGGTTGAAAAATAA
- a CDS encoding response regulator, with translation MTGAEVETAENGKIAVEKVEASPKGSYDLIFMDIQMPVMNGYEATAAIRSLPGEKGKLPIIAMTANAFAEDVPLAKNTGMNGHIAKPLDMNKLNDVLENWL, from the coding sequence ATGACAGGGGCAGAAGTGGAAACAGCAGAAAATGGGAAAATCGCAGTTGAAAAAGTGGAAGCTTCTCCGAAAGGTTCGTATGATCTTATTTTTATGGATATCCAAATGCCTGTCATGAATGGTTATGAGGCAACTGCAGCAATCAGGAGCCTTCCGGGTGAAAAGGGAAAACTGCCTATTATTGCTATGACTGCCAATGCTTTTGCAGAAGATGTACCGCTGGCCAAAAATACAGGCATGAATGGACATATCGCGAAACCGCTGGATATGAATAAGCTGAATGATGTTCTGGAAAACTGGCTGTAA
- a CDS encoding response regulator, which translates to MDKKQKILIVDDAKFNRDILKEILGDTYNYLEAENGNQAIQMIGENIGIDLMLLDINMPQMNGFEVLEIMKRSQCIAETPVIMISSEDAVNTMRKAYELGITDYITRPFDSVIVKKRVQNTLGLYMNQKHLINVVYDQVYEKEENNNIMIQIMSNILGSRNSESREHILHIKTATEMMLRQLVKVTDAYPLTEADIALITTASSLHDIGKIRIPEEILNKPGRLTDEEFKIMKNHSELGAAIIKDMDFPQDHPLVHTAWEICRWHHERWDGKGYPDGLKGEEIPISAQVVAIVDVYDALTSERCYKKAFDHDTAIQMILDGQCGQFNPILLKCLKELSIQLSKMLNKEMDDNKYSHEIQRLLNEILSDKSLPSQIYSQSLVKVMQEKIDFFKSNSGMNSIDYNAVSGQLTILNGNQQILCQRNNPKIDLFKEFGVNEEDAQYIRVLLHQTSVQNKEISVQIKATVENNSQMYKMKLHTLWSPMKKDVCIGIIGYFDTVK; encoded by the coding sequence ATGGATAAAAAACAAAAAATACTAATTGTAGATGATGCGAAATTCAACAGGGACATATTGAAGGAGATTCTTGGAGATACCTATAATTATCTGGAAGCTGAAAATGGAAATCAGGCAATCCAGATGATAGGAGAAAATATTGGAATTGATCTGATGCTTTTAGATATCAATATGCCACAGATGAATGGTTTTGAAGTCTTGGAGATAATGAAAAGAAGCCAGTGTATTGCTGAAACTCCCGTAATCATGATATCTTCTGAAGATGCTGTTAATACTATGCGTAAGGCATATGAGTTGGGAATCACAGATTATATCACACGACCGTTTGATTCTGTGATTGTAAAGAAAAGAGTTCAGAATACCTTGGGTCTCTATATGAACCAAAAACATCTGATAAACGTGGTTTATGATCAGGTTTATGAAAAAGAAGAAAATAATAATATCATGATCCAGATTATGAGTAATATATTGGGATCCCGTAACAGCGAGAGCAGAGAGCACATCCTGCATATTAAAACAGCAACGGAGATGATGCTGAGACAACTGGTAAAAGTAACAGATGCTTATCCTTTGACAGAGGCAGATATTGCTTTGATTACAACTGCTTCTTCCCTTCATGATATTGGTAAGATTCGTATTCCGGAAGAAATATTGAACAAACCGGGCAGACTTACCGATGAAGAATTTAAGATTATGAAAAACCATAGTGAGCTTGGTGCAGCTATAATTAAGGATATGGACTTTCCACAAGATCATCCACTGGTACATACCGCATGGGAAATCTGCAGGTGGCACCATGAAAGATGGGATGGAAAGGGCTATCCGGATGGATTGAAAGGTGAAGAAATACCAATCTCCGCACAGGTGGTAGCGATTGTTGATGTTTATGATGCACTTACAAGTGAAAGATGCTATAAGAAAGCATTTGATCATGACACAGCGATTCAAATGATCCTGGATGGACAATGCGGACAATTTAATCCCATCCTTCTTAAGTGTCTGAAAGAACTGAGTATTCAGCTTTCAAAAATGCTTAATAAAGAAATGGACGATAATAAATATTCTCATGAAATACAAAGGCTTTTGAATGAAATACTCAGTGATAAATCCTTACCGAGCCAGATTTATTCACAGAGTCTTGTCAAGGTCATGCAGGAAAAAATCGATTTCTTCAAATCGAACAGTGGCATGAATTCGATTGATTACAATGCGGTTTCAGGTCAGCTTACTATATTAAACGGAAATCAGCAGATATTATGTCAGAGAAATAATCCGAAAATTGATCTGTTCAAAGAATTCGGAGTAAATGAAGAAGATGCTCAATATATTCGGGTTTTGTTACACCAGACATCTGTACAAAATAAAGAAATCTCTGTGCAGATAAAAGCGACAGTGGAAAATAATAGTCAGATGTATAAAATGAAATTGCATACGCTGTGGTCGCCAATGAAGAAAGACGTATGCATAGGAATTATCGGGTATTTTGACACTGTAAAATAG